The following are from one region of the Mus musculus strain NOD/ShiLtJ chromosome 17 genomic scaffold, GRCm38.p6 alternate locus group NOD/ShiLtJ MMCHR17_CHO_IDD1 genome:
- the Olfr107 gene encoding olfactory receptor 107, with translation MNCSKTPGFILLGLSSDPEKWQPLFNIFLCLYLLGLLGNLLLLLAIGTDVHLHTPMYFFLSQLSLVDLCFITTTAPKMLEALWTGDGSISFSGCLTQFYFFAVFADMDNLLLAVMAIDRYAAICHPLFYPFLMTPCRCEVLASGSWGIAHCVSLFYTLLLSQFYYHTNQGIPHFFCDSRPLLLLSCSDTHLSEGLMMALSGVLGMSSVLCLVSSYGCIFYAVARVPSAQGKRKALATCSSHLSVVLLFYSTVFATYLKPPSTSHSSAEVVAAVMYTLVTPTLNPFIYSLRNKDVKSSLRKILNMDKFQG, from the coding sequence ATGAACTGTAGTAAGACTCCTGGCTTTATCCTGTTGGGACTTTCCAGTGACCCAGAGAAATGGCAGCCCCTCTTTAATATTTTCCTCTGTCTCTACTTGCTGGGCCTTTTAGGGAACCTGCTACTTCTGTTAGCTATTGGCACTGATGTCCACCTCCACACCCCCATGTATTTCTTCCTCAGTCAGCTCTCACTAGTGGATCTTTGCTTCATCACCACAACAGCCCCTAAAATGCTGGAGGCTCTGTGGACTGGAGATGGATCAATCTCATTCTCTGGATGCCTGACTCAGTTTTACTTCTTTGCTGTTTTTGCTGACATGGATAACCTGCTTCTGGCAGTCATGGCTATTGACCGCTATGCTGCTATCTGCCACCCCCTGTTCTACCCATTTCTAATGACTCCTTGTAGATGCGAAGTTCTTGCCAGTGGGTCATGGGGAATAGCTCATTGTGTGTCTCTGTTCTATACCTTAttactctctcagttttattatcATACCAATCAAGGGATACCTCATTTTTTCTGTGATTCTAGGCCTCTCTTACTGCTTTCTTGCTCAGACACTCACCTCAGTGAGGGCCTGATGATGGCTTTGTCTGGAGTTTTGGGAATGAGCTCAGTTCTCTGTCTTGTAAGTTCTTATGGTTGTATTTTTTATGCTGTGGCTAGGGTTCCATCAGCACAGGGGAAAAGGAAAGCCCTGGCCACATGCAGTTCCCACCTCTCTGTAGTCCTCCTATTCTATAGCACAGTCTTTGCTACCTACCTGAAGCCCCCATCTACTTCTCACTCCTCTGCAGAGGTGGTAGCTGCTGTTATGTATACCTTGGTTACTCCCACTCTGAACCCCTTCATTTATAGTCTTAGAAATAAGGATGTTAAGAGTTCATTGAGAAAGATCCTGAACATGGACAAGTTTCAGGGCTAA